A genomic segment from Dendropsophus ebraccatus isolate aDenEbr1 chromosome 7, aDenEbr1.pat, whole genome shotgun sequence encodes:
- the LOC138797315 gene encoding NELL2-interacting cell ontogeny regulator 1-like → MMLQFAVTPVIWWLVTVVMVGGTSPATPVNEKVEGVHSKSGSIISADTRLCVDCHTFEFMERAVQDMYKAAHNLDSQIERLFLRTEDCGLCRCVV, encoded by the exons ATGATGTTGCAGTTTGCAGTCACACCTGTCATCTGGTGGCTGGTGACAGTGGTGATGGTCGGGGGTACATCACCAGCTACCCCTGTGAATGAGAAGGTTGAAGGAGTTCATTCTAAAAGTGGGAGCATTATTTCTGCTGATA CTCGCCTTTGTGTGGACTGTCACACCTTTGAGTTTATGGAGCGAGCCGTGCAGGATATGTATAAAGCCGCTCATAATCTGGACTCTCAG ATAGAAAGACTTTTCTTAAGGACTGAAGATTGTGGTTTGTGCCGCTGTGTTGTATAA